The Pontibacter sp. SGAir0037 DNA segment TTATGGCGTGCCGCAAAGGCGGAACGGTATCAATTATTGGAGTATACGGTGGACTTATTGATAAATTCCCAATGGGACCGGCCATGAATAAGGGCCTGACTTTCCGGATGGGCCAGCAATTCGGCCAACGATACATTCCTACACTACTGGATATTGTAGCCCGCGGAGAAGTAGACCCAGCCTATTTGCTCACTCACAAATTATCTTTGGATAAGGGACAGGAAGGGTATATGATGTTCAAAGAAAAAGCAAATAATAATATGCGTTCGGTATTTGCTCCGGCCGGATAATTAAATTGAGGAATTCAAAGTTTAAGCGATCTAATCTCCAAGTGGGTAAGATAAAAGTGTTGCGTTACCATTTTTATCTTAACCGCTTGGATTAATTTTTTAACCTTCCCGTTACAGGCAAATTTACCAAGTGAGTTGTACATTTAAAATTATCCAATTATGAGTACCAGCAGCAATCAACTTGAACAAGTTTTTATAGACGACACCTACCAAATAACGGGTGTGGCAGTATCAAAAGATGGACGTGTATTTACGTGTTACCCGCTATGGCCAGGTCCGCACAAGTGGGATGTTGTTGAAGTTATTGGACCTAATGAATCAAGGCCTTACCCGGATGAAGAGTGGAACAATTGGAAGGAAGGTGACGACGGAAAGAATAAGTGGGTTTGTGTGCAGGCGGTGTATGTAGATGAGGAGAATTACCTGTGGGTGGTGGACCCTGCCTGCCCTAAGATGGAACAAGTTTATGATAATAGTTTTAAGCTGGTAAAGTTCAACCTGGCTACCAATAGCATAGAAGAAGTGTACAGGTTTGATGGCGTATTAAGCAACAAAAGCTATATCAACGATGTGCGGGTCGATACCCGTAGAAGAGTAGCTTATTTATCGAACTCCAATGAAGGGGGAATCGTGGTGGTTAATCTTGAAACGGGAAAAAGCAGGGAGTTACTGCGCGATCATCATTCGGTAAAACACGACCCTTCCTTTAAACTGATAGTGGATGGGAAAGAATTTAAAAAGGATGGTAAACCGGTACATCTCCAATCAGATGGTATTGCTTTAACACCGGATGGCGAGTGGCTGTATTACAAACCGCTCACCGATAATAAACTGTACCGCATTCGAACAGAATTTCTGCGTGATGAAGTATTGCCTGAAGATGAGCGGGAGGCTGCGGTAGAAGATCTGGGAAGTTTTTCGGTTACTGATGGGATGATCTTTGACAAAAGAGGCAACCTGTATCAGGGAGATTACCCTAACTACAAAATGGTAAAAATAACGCCTTCGCATAAGCAGGAAGATATAGTGGCAGACGAAAGGCTGATCTGGCCGGATAGTTATTCCATTTCGGAGGATGATTATTTATACATCAGCTGCTCCCAAATCAATAAGCAACCCGAATACAATGAAGGCGAAAATAAAAGAACAACACCTTATGCCATTTACCGGATGAAGTTGCCTGCCACTTAATACACAACATTCTCTGGCACTTTACCCGGTTTTAATAAAGTATGTTCAATAAATAATTTTTTTAAATCAATCCCAGCCCTACCTTATTGATTATTTAAGAGAAAATTAAAACATTATTTAATATTAATATAATAAGTACGTTTTTTGTACAGCCGTATTTTGAGGCTGTACATTGTACTTGAGCTGATATATCCTTATAAATTTAAGAGACAAGTACCCCTTGTCTGTGAGTAGTGCCAGAAGCTCCTGGTGAAAATGAACCTAGAACATGATAATTCCTTTAAAACTGAAGGCTTACATGAAAGATTCCTGCACATCCGATAGCATGGAGATTGTTATAATAAAGCCTGAGCTTCTCTGCTCCGGGAAAGCTGTTACTACCCCAACACAACTAAAAATAATTTACTTGTCCTCAGGTACATTGTCCATATTTATTCATAATTTCATAATCATAAATTGCCTATGTATGATTGATAGATAAATTGAAATTATTCAATATCTATACTACATTTCTTATATTTTTGTTCTTTCGAGTAACAGCTGGAGGTTTAAGTGAAAAAAGGCTTTTTTGAGAAGTTGGTTCAGCTATCGCCCGATATGATCTGTTCCTTCGACCGGCAGGGATGTTTCTTATTTGTAAGTAACGCCTGCAAGGATATAATGGGCTATGAAAACAGGGAGCTGGTGGGACTGCCGGTTATAGATTTTGTACATCCTGAAGACCGCTCCAAAATCTCCAGTGTCCTTAAAGATCTTCCTCAGGGAGAGACAACCGTCAATTTTAAATACCGCTTTATCCACAAAAGCGGGCACCCGTTGCACCTGCTATGGTCGGCTACCTGGTCGGAAGAGGACGAGGCGGCCCTCTGCGTCGTACGGGTGGCCCCGGAGCATCCTGCGGTAGGGCAAAGGCTGAGAGAGGAGCAGCACCAGGCCTTGGTGGAGCACAGCTCCGACACCATTGCCTTACTGGATGAGGCAGGCAACTACCTCTACTTATGCAACTCTATCCGGAAAACGCTCGGTTTTGCACCTGAAGAAGTCATGGGTAAGAATGCATTTGACGGGGTTCACCCGGAGGATCTGCCAAAGGTAAAGGAGTCCTGGTTAGAACTGGGTTCAAAAGACCATGTTCAGATATCGGATTACCGCTTCAGAAAGGCCGACGGAAACTGGATATGGTTTGAGACCATTGTCAGCAACCAACTCAGCAACCCTGCCATCCGGGCAATGGTCGTTAACGCCCGTAATATTACCGAGCGTAAAATCAGCGAACTGCAGTTGGTGGAAAGCGAGCAACGCTTCCGCTCCCTCTTTGACAACAACCCGGACATGATCCTGGTCGAGGACCGGGAAGGCGTGATCCTGGATATAAACGCTGCCGGAGGTGTTTTCGAGGGAATCCCAAGGGAGAAGATCCTCAACCGCCATTTTTCGGAATTTCTCCCTACCGAAGCGGTAACTGTCAGCATGAAGCACCATCTGGATACGCTAAGCGGTAAAACATGCCGATTTAAGTTAGAGATAGCTTGTCTCAGCCAGTCTTATAAAGTTTATGACATTCTGAAAGTCCCGATTCATGTGAACGGTAAGATAACAGGAGTATACACTCTTGTGAAGGATATTACCGCCATTACTCAGTATCACAACACGGTAGTGGAGCAGGCCAAGAAGCTAAACACCATTTTTGAGAGCATCACCGATGCGTTCTTTACCCTAAGTAGGGATTGGCACTTCACCTACATCAACAGCGAGTATGACAGGATATTAGAAACGAATCGGGAAAAGCTGCTGGGCAAGAACATATGGGAAGTGTATGATGAAGAGATATTTAAAACCTTTTACCAGCAGTACCATTATGCCGTTGAAACGGGAAAGTCCGTCCATTTTGAAGCTTACCTTGAAAGAAAGGATGTATGGCTGGAAGTAAAGGCCTTTCCCTCCACAGAGGGCCTGTCGGTTTATTTTAGTGACGTAACGGAGAAGGTAAGGTCAAAGCAGGAGCTCGAAAAGCTATCGCTGGTGGCAAGTAAAACTACCAACGGTATTTATATAACTGATGCCCAAGGTTTTGTTGAGTGGGTAAACGAGGGCTTCACCAGGCTCACAGGCTATATTCTTCCCGAAGTGAAAGGCAAAAGGTGTAGTTCATTTATGCAAGAGCCCGGCACAGACAAAGCTTTGGCGAGGCGTATCTTAGAAAAAATTAAGCAAAGGGAGCCCTTTGAAGAAGAAGTTCTGAGCTATAAAAAGTCGGGAGAGAGGATATGGGTTTCTAAAAATATCACCCCTGTGCTGGATGATACGGGTCAGGTGAGTCGGTACATTGTTATTCAAAATGATGTGACGGCCCGAAGAGAGGCTGAGGAGGCGCAGTTAGAGTTAACCAAAGACCTTGACAAGCAATACCGGGACCTGCAGCAGTTCACCTATATTGTCTCTCATAACCTCCGTGCACCTGTTGCAAACGCACTAGGATATACACAACTGCTATTCAGGGTAGACAACAATTCCGAGTTATATGACATATCTCTAAAAAACCTGAAAACCAGTATTATCAATTTGGATATGGTTTTAAAAGACCTGAACCAGATTTTATCTATCCGGGATAACAAAGACACCATTGAGAAAGAGAAAATCAACATCAGGCTTATATGCCAGCAGGCAGTGGACAGTCTTCAGGAATCGTTGCAGGCGTGTGGTGGCGAAGTTTTCTTAAATATAGGAAAAGAGACCCTCCTGCCAGGCAATAAAGCTTATTTTTATAGTATTTTCTATAATCTTCTGTCTAATGCCATTAAATACCGCTCTCCAGAACGTGCCTTGAAAATTAACATCAAGTACGCTTGCGACGCTAGCCAAAATGTTGTCCTTACCTTTTCTGATAATGGATCGGGATTCAACATGGAGAAAGCAGGCGAAAACGTCTTTAAGCTTTATAAGAGGTTCCACAGGACTGTTGAAGGGAGGGGGATCGGGCTGTTTCTGGTTAAATCTCATGTTGAAGCGATGGGTGGGCATATTGAGGTAAGCAGTCAGGAGAACATAGGCACCAAGTTTTCAATCTATTTGCAGTAACACCTCTTGAAAATATTTCTGATTGACGATGATGAGTTAAGCCTCTTTCTGACACAACACTCGCTGATTCTGGAGGGATTCAAAGACATGCGGACTTTTCTGTCGGCGGAAGCGGCTAACAGTGTGTTTATAAAATTTTGACGGGAGCTAAAGTGTTCAACTTTAGATCGCTATTTTGCTTTTGTGGTTACTTGAAGCTGACGCTTTTCAATTGCAAAATTTCATAAGCACATTAAAGTTAATTAAATTGAAAAACAGATAAGATGCCTTTTACCTTCTCCCATCCAGCAATTGTTTTACCATTGGCTCTACTTCCAAGAAGGTGTAAAAGCCTGTCTTATGCGTCTCATGCACGAACGCTTTGTGCGCGTGCTAAACTATAATATGAGCACTGTAGCAAGAATCAAAAAATAAGACTGCAGCTAAAGATGGGTATAAGAAGAAGGAAAAGCGAAGTAGGGTTTATAAAAACAACAGGCTGGTTTGCTATACCTGTTTTACTTTTACTAAGTATCTTTTTTCAGCAGGTACAGAAAGCAAAGTTGAAGTGAGATGCATTTGAATAAGAGAAAAAACATTCAAGGCGCCTAATAAAATGCAGCAGAGAGGCTCCTGTAGGCTGCCTCAGATTTTAGCCATTTATTTCAGAAGTTCTGACCCTGGCTTTGTACGCTATCCAGATTCAAATTATGAAATCGTGGATAAAGCTACTCACCTTTTCATTTCTCTTTGCGTAACATCAGTTAATAAATGAACGGGTACCATAGAACAGGTTTTTCTATAGTTGTCCGTTGAGGTGGCTTATAGCCAAACTT contains these protein-coding regions:
- a CDS encoding L-dopachrome tautomerase-related protein → MSTSSNQLEQVFIDDTYQITGVAVSKDGRVFTCYPLWPGPHKWDVVEVIGPNESRPYPDEEWNNWKEGDDGKNKWVCVQAVYVDEENYLWVVDPACPKMEQVYDNSFKLVKFNLATNSIEEVYRFDGVLSNKSYINDVRVDTRRRVAYLSNSNEGGIVVVNLETGKSRELLRDHHSVKHDPSFKLIVDGKEFKKDGKPVHLQSDGIALTPDGEWLYYKPLTDNKLYRIRTEFLRDEVLPEDEREAAVEDLGSFSVTDGMIFDKRGNLYQGDYPNYKMVKITPSHKQEDIVADERLIWPDSYSISEDDYLYISCSQINKQPEYNEGENKRTTPYAIYRMKLPAT
- a CDS encoding PAS domain S-box protein translates to MKKGFFEKLVQLSPDMICSFDRQGCFLFVSNACKDIMGYENRELVGLPVIDFVHPEDRSKISSVLKDLPQGETTVNFKYRFIHKSGHPLHLLWSATWSEEDEAALCVVRVAPEHPAVGQRLREEQHQALVEHSSDTIALLDEAGNYLYLCNSIRKTLGFAPEEVMGKNAFDGVHPEDLPKVKESWLELGSKDHVQISDYRFRKADGNWIWFETIVSNQLSNPAIRAMVVNARNITERKISELQLVESEQRFRSLFDNNPDMILVEDREGVILDINAAGGVFEGIPREKILNRHFSEFLPTEAVTVSMKHHLDTLSGKTCRFKLEIACLSQSYKVYDILKVPIHVNGKITGVYTLVKDITAITQYHNTVVEQAKKLNTIFESITDAFFTLSRDWHFTYINSEYDRILETNREKLLGKNIWEVYDEEIFKTFYQQYHYAVETGKSVHFEAYLERKDVWLEVKAFPSTEGLSVYFSDVTEKVRSKQELEKLSLVASKTTNGIYITDAQGFVEWVNEGFTRLTGYILPEVKGKRCSSFMQEPGTDKALARRILEKIKQREPFEEEVLSYKKSGERIWVSKNITPVLDDTGQVSRYIVIQNDVTARREAEEAQLELTKDLDKQYRDLQQFTYIVSHNLRAPVANALGYTQLLFRVDNNSELYDISLKNLKTSIINLDMVLKDLNQILSIRDNKDTIEKEKINIRLICQQAVDSLQESLQACGGEVFLNIGKETLLPGNKAYFYSIFYNLLSNAIKYRSPERALKINIKYACDASQNVVLTFSDNGSGFNMEKAGENVFKLYKRFHRTVEGRGIGLFLVKSHVEAMGGHIEVSSQENIGTKFSIYLQ
- a CDS encoding DUF4184 family protein; amino-acid sequence: MPFTFSHPAIVLPLALLPRRCKSLSYASHARTLCARAKL